Proteins from a genomic interval of Trifolium pratense cultivar HEN17-A07 linkage group LG6, ARS_RC_1.1, whole genome shotgun sequence:
- the LOC123888172 gene encoding protein PXR1: MACTIDFRRLDEGFGGKTYKRKREQAQAIEDAKMEEPDTMETDETAPPPAKRSALPSASDPNKPSFGAPTYDGVIAGKVSGRKWKQVRTRRASALHVSRKGTTFEEREREKKIKMAYKERINELKEEIRLNKVEKRKKKEEREKKKKENILRSGTKLQIISNPKTLKKIAKSKKRKQLRMVPDDLVKK; the protein is encoded by the coding sequence ATGGCTTGCACAATCGATTTTCGCCGCCTCGATGAAGGTTTCGGCGGCAAAACCTACAAACGCAAACGCGAACAAGCACAAGCAATCGAAGATGCAAAGATGGAAGAACCCGACACCATGGAAACCGACGAAACCGCACCTCCACCAGCAAAAAGATCAGCTCTTCCATCAGCATCAGATCCAAACAAACCGTCGTTTGGAGCACCGACTTACGACGGAGTAATCGCCGGTAAAGTCTCCGGAAGAAAGTGGAAGCAGGTTCGCACTCGTCGTGCTTCGGCACTTCATGTGAGCAGAAAGGGAACAACGTTTGAAGAAAGGGAAAGAGAGAAGAAGATCAAAATGGCGTATAAGGAGAGGATTAATGAGTTGAAAGAAGAGATTCGGTTGAATAAGGTTGagaaaaggaagaagaaagaagaaagagagaagaagaagaaagagaataTTTTGAGATCTGGGACTAAGTTGCAGATAATTTCTAACCCTAAAACGCTGAAGAAAATTGCTAAGTCGAAGAAGAGAAAGCAACTTAGAATGGTTCCTGATGATTTAGTTAAGAAATAG